The following coding sequences lie in one Vidua chalybeata isolate OUT-0048 chromosome 16, bVidCha1 merged haplotype, whole genome shotgun sequence genomic window:
- the XPO6 gene encoding exportin-6 isoform X2 yields MASEEASLRALESLMTEFFHNCTTNERKREIEELLNNFAQQIGAWRFCLYFLSSTRNDYVMMYSLTVFENLINKMWLGVPSQDKMEIRSCLPKLLLAHHKTLPYFIRNKLCKVIVDIGRQDWPMFYHDFFTNILQLIQSPVTTPLGLIMLKTTSEELACPREDLSVARKEELRKLLLEQVQTVLGLLTGILESIWDKHSATAATPPPSPTSGESGDLLSSLLQSPSAAKLLNQPIPILDTDSEYICSLALECLAHLFSWIPLSTSITPSLLTTIFHFARFGCDTRARKTSSVNGSSHNSLLGQERGRLGVLAMACINELMSKNCVPMEFEEYLLRMFQQTFYLLQKITKENNAHTVKSRLEELDESYIEKFTDFLRLFVSVHLRRIESYSQFPVVEFLALLFKYTFHQPTHEGYFSCLDIWTLFLDYLTSKIKSRLADKEAVLNRYEDALVLLLTEVLNRIQFRYNQAQLEELDDETLDDDQTEWQRYLRQSLEVVAKVMELLPTHAFSTLFPVLQDNLEVYLGLQQFVVTSGTGHRLNITAENDCRRLHCSLRDLSSLLQAVGRLAEYFTGDVFAARFNDALTVVERLVKVTLYGSQIKLYNIETAVPSVLKPDLIDVHAQSLAALQAYAHWLAQFYSEVHRQNPEQFISLVSTALEAITPLISCKVQEKLLLSACHLLVSLATTVRPVFLISIPAVQKVFNRITDTSAQRLPDKAQVLVCRALSNVLLLPWPNLPESEQQWAVRSTNHASLVSALTRDYRQLKATASLPQRKVQLEDTKVIIHQTLSVLEDIVESVSGESTKSRQICYQSLQESVQVSLALFPAFIHQSDVTDEMLSFFLTLFQSLRVQMGVPFTEQIIQTFLNMFTREQLAESILHEGSTGCRVVEKFLKILQVVVQEPGQVFKPFLPSVISLCMEQVYPIIAERSSPDVKAELFELLFRVLHHNWRYFFKSSVLASVQRGVAEEQMENEAQFSAIMQAFGQSFLQPDIHLFKQNLFYLETLNTKQKLYHKKIFRTTMLFQFVNVLLQVLVHKSHDLLQEEIGIATYNMASVDFDGFYSAFLPEFLASCDGVDSNQKNVLGRNFKMDRDLPSFTQNVHRLVNDLRYYRLCNDSLPPGTVKL; encoded by the exons AACCTGATCAAtaagatgtggctgggggtcCCATCCCAGGACAAGATGGAGATCAGGAGCTGCCTgcccaagctgctgctggctcacCACAAAACTCTGCCTTACTTCATCAGGAACAAGCTCTGCAAAGTCATCGTGGACATCGGCCGCCAGGACTGGCCCATGTTCTACCACGACTTCTTCACCAACATCCTGCAG CTGATCCAGtctcctgtgaccactcccctggGGCTGATCATGCTGAAAACCACGTCGGAGGAGCTGGCGTGTCCCCGCGAGGACCTGAGCGTGGCCCGCAAGGAGGAGCTGCGcaagctgctcctggagcaggtgcagacagtgctggggctgctcacag GTATTTTGGAGAGCATCTGGGATAAGCACAGTGCTACTGCTGCCACTCCACCACCGTCCCCGACCTCAGGAGAAAGTG GTGACCTCTTGAGTAGCCTCTTGCAGAGCCCCAGCGCGGCCAAACTGCTGAACCAGCCCATCCCCATCCTGGACACAGACAGCGAATACATCTGCTCCTTGGCACTGGAGTGCCTGGCACACCTCTTCAGCTGGATCCCTTTGTCCACGAGCATCACCCCGTCCCTGCTCACCACCATCTTCCACTTCGCGCGCTTCGGCTGCGACACGCGCGCCCGCAAAACGTCCTCGGTCAACGGCAGCAGCCACAACTCGCTGCTGGGCCAGGAGCGGGGCCGGCTGGGCGTGCTGGCCATGGCCTGCATCAACGAGCTCATGTCCAAGAACTGCGTGCCCATGGAGTTCGAGGAGTACCTGCTCCGCATGTTCCAGCAGACCTTCTACCTCCTGCAGAAGATCACCAAGGAGAACAACGCGCACACCGTGAAGAGCCGGCTCGAGGAGCTGGACGAGAG CTACATTGAGAAGTTCACAGATTTCCTCCGACTCTTTGTGAGCGTCCACCTGCGAAGGATCGAATCCTACTCCCAGTTCCCTGTGGTTGAATTCCTGGCCCTCTTGTTCAAATACACTTTTCATCAG CCTACACATGAAGGTTACTTTTCTTGCTTGGACATCTGGACGCTCTTCTTGGACTATCTGACCAGCAAAATCAAAAGTCGCCTGGCAGACAAGGAAGCAGTGCTCAAcag GTACGAAGATGCCTTGGTTCTGTTGCTGACAGAGGTGTTGAACCGGATCCAGTTCAGGTATaaccaggcacagctggaggagctggatgaCGAGACCCTGGATGATGAT caaaCGGAGTGGCAGCGGTACTTGCGCCAGAGCTTGGAAGTGGTGGCCAAAgtcatggagctgctgccaacCCACGCCTTCTCCACACTC TTTCCCGTTCTGCAGGATAACCTGGAAGTGTACCTGGGGCTCCAGCAGTTCGTGGTCACTTCAGGAACAG GTCACAGGCTGAACATCACAGCAGAGAACGACTGCAGGAGGCTGCACTGCTCTCTGAGGGACCTGAGCTCGCTGCTGCAGGCCGTGGGCCGCCTGGCCGAGTACTTCACCGGGGACGTGTTCGCCGCCAGGTTCAACGACGCGCTCACCGTGGTGGAGAG GTTGGTGAAAGTGACGTTGTATGGATCCCAAATCAAACTGTACAACATCGAAACCGCCGTTCCCTCCGTGCTGAAACCTGACCTCATCGATGT gcacgCCCAgtccctggcagccctgcaggccTACGCTCATTGGCTGGCCCAGTTCTACAGCGAGGTGCACCGGCAGAACCCCGAGCAGTTCATCTCCCTGGTGTCCACGGCACTGGAGGCCATCACCCCCCTCATCAGCTGCAAG gtgcaggagaagctgctgctctctgcgTGCCACCTGCTGGTGTCCCTGGCCACCACGGTGCGCCCGGTGTTCCTGATCAGCATCCCAGCCGTGCAGAAGGTGTTCAACAGGATCACTGACACCTCTGCCCAGCGCCTCCCCGACAAG GCCCAGGTGCTGGTGTGCAGGGCTCTGTCCaacgtgctgctgctgccctggcccaaCCTGCCCGAGAGCGAGCAGCAGTGGGCTGTGCGCTCCACCAACCACGCCAGCCTCGTGTCCGCCCTCACCAGGGACTACCGCCAGCTCAAGGCCACGGCCAGCCTGCCCCAGAGGAAGGTGCAGCTGGAGGACA CCAAAGTGATCATCCACCAGACACTGAGCGTTCTGGAAGATATTGTAGAAAGTGTCTCTGGAGAATCCACCAAGTCCCGGCAGATCTGTTATCAGTCGCTGCAAGAATCCGTGCAGGTCTCACTAGCCCTCTTCCCAGCTTTCATTCATCAGTCAG ATGTGACAGATGAGATGCTGAGCTTCTTCCTCACCCTGTTCCAAAGCCTGAGGGTGCAGATGGGAGTGCCTTTCACTGAGCAGATCATACAGACCTTCCTGAACATGTTCACCAG ggagcagctggcagagagCATCCTCCACGAGGGCAGCACGGGCTGCCGGGTGGTGGAGAAGTTCCTGAAGATCTTGCAGGTGGTGGTGCAGGAGCCAGGCCAGGTGTTCAAACCCTTCCTGCCCAGTGTGATCTCCCTGTGCATGGAGCAGGTGTATCCCATCATTGCAGAG CGCTCATCCCCTGATgtgaaagcagagctgtttgaGCTGCTCTTCCGGGTGCTGCACCACAACTGGAGGTACTTCTTCAAATCCAGTGTGCTGGCCAGTGTCCAGAGGGGagtggcagaggagcagatggAGAACGAAGCCCAGTTCAGTGCCATCATGCAG GCGTTTGGCCAGTCTTTCCTGCAGCCTGACATTCACCTGTTCAAGCAGAACCTCTTCTACCTGGAGACACTGAACACGAAGCAGAAGCTGTACCACAAG aAGATCTTCAGGACCACGATGCTGTTCCAGTTTGTGAAcgtgctgctgcaggtgctggtgcACAAGTCCCACgacctgctgcaggaggagatcGGCATCGCCACCTACAACATGGCCTCGGTGGACTTCGATGGCTTCTACTCTGCCTTCCTGCCCGAGTTCCTGGCCAGCTGCGACGGCGTGGACTCCAACCAGAAGAACGTGCTGGGGAGGAATTTCAAAATGGACAGG GACCTGCCCTCGTTCACACAGAACGTGCACAGGCTGGTGAACGACCTGCGCTATTACAGACTGTGCAACGACAGCCTGCCCCCGGGGACCGTGAAGTTATAG
- the NME4 gene encoding nucleoside diphosphate kinase, mitochondrial: MGSLGRCLARSLPRGQPGLSPPGPRCYGSAPAALQEKTLLVAKPDAVQRRLLGDIIQRFERRGFKLVAMKLLQADRRLVEQHYEQLRLKPFYPALVAYMTSGPVVAMVWEGYDVVRCTRAMVGDSSAVGTIRGDLSVHITRNVVHASDSVETAQREIGFWFQRDELVAWDSRDRDNIYGP, from the exons ATGGGCTCCCTGGGGCGCTGCCTGGCCCGGAGCCTCCCGCGGGGGCAGCCGGGCCTAAGCCCCCCCGGACCCCGCTGCTACGGCTCCG cccccgcgGCGCTGCAGGAGAAGACGCTGCTGGTGGCCAAGCCGGACGCGGTGCAGCGGCGGCTGCTCGGGGACATCATCCAGCGCTTCGAGCGCCGCGGCTTCAAGCTGGTGGCCATGAAGCTGCTCCAG GCGGACCGGAGGCTCGTGGAGCAGCACTACGAGCAGCTGCGGCTGAAGCCCTTCTACCCCGCGCTCGTCGCCTACATGACCTCGGGGCCGGTGGTGGCCATG GTGTGGGAGGGCTACGACGTGGTGCGGTGCACGCGGGCCATGGTTGGGGACAGCAGCGCCGTGGGGACAATCCGGGGGGACCTCAGCGTGCACATCACCAG GAACGTGGTCCATGCCAGCGACTCCGTGGAGACGGCGCAGCGGGAAATCGGCTTCTGGTTCCAGCGGGACGAGCTGGTGGcgtgggacagcagggacagggacaacaTCTACGGGCCCTAG
- the XPO6 gene encoding exportin-6 isoform X1 has translation MASEEASLRALESLMTEFFHNCTTNERKREIEELLNNFAQQIGAWRFCLYFLSSTRNDYVMMYSLTVFENLINKMWLGVPSQDKMEIRSCLPKLLLAHHKTLPYFIRNKLCKVIVDIGRQDWPMFYHDFFTNILQLIQSPVTTPLGLIMLKTTSEELACPREDLSVARKEELRKLLLEQVQTVLGLLTGILESIWDKHSATAATPPPSPTSGESGDLLSSLLQSPSAAKLLNQPIPILDTDSEYICSLALECLAHLFSWIPLSTSITPSLLTTIFHFARFGCDTRARKTSSVNGSSHNSLLGQERGRLGVLAMACINELMSKNCVPMEFEEYLLRMFQQTFYLLQKITKENNAHTVKSRLEELDESYIEKFTDFLRLFVSVHLRRIESYSQFPVVEFLALLFKYTFHQPTHEGYFSCLDIWTLFLDYLTSKIKSRLADKEAVLNRYEDALVLLLTEVLNRIQFRYNQAQLEELDDETLDDDQQTEWQRYLRQSLEVVAKVMELLPTHAFSTLFPVLQDNLEVYLGLQQFVVTSGTGHRLNITAENDCRRLHCSLRDLSSLLQAVGRLAEYFTGDVFAARFNDALTVVERLVKVTLYGSQIKLYNIETAVPSVLKPDLIDVHAQSLAALQAYAHWLAQFYSEVHRQNPEQFISLVSTALEAITPLISCKVQEKLLLSACHLLVSLATTVRPVFLISIPAVQKVFNRITDTSAQRLPDKAQVLVCRALSNVLLLPWPNLPESEQQWAVRSTNHASLVSALTRDYRQLKATASLPQRKVQLEDTKVIIHQTLSVLEDIVESVSGESTKSRQICYQSLQESVQVSLALFPAFIHQSDVTDEMLSFFLTLFQSLRVQMGVPFTEQIIQTFLNMFTREQLAESILHEGSTGCRVVEKFLKILQVVVQEPGQVFKPFLPSVISLCMEQVYPIIAERSSPDVKAELFELLFRVLHHNWRYFFKSSVLASVQRGVAEEQMENEAQFSAIMQAFGQSFLQPDIHLFKQNLFYLETLNTKQKLYHKKIFRTTMLFQFVNVLLQVLVHKSHDLLQEEIGIATYNMASVDFDGFYSAFLPEFLASCDGVDSNQKNVLGRNFKMDRDLPSFTQNVHRLVNDLRYYRLCNDSLPPGTVKL, from the exons AACCTGATCAAtaagatgtggctgggggtcCCATCCCAGGACAAGATGGAGATCAGGAGCTGCCTgcccaagctgctgctggctcacCACAAAACTCTGCCTTACTTCATCAGGAACAAGCTCTGCAAAGTCATCGTGGACATCGGCCGCCAGGACTGGCCCATGTTCTACCACGACTTCTTCACCAACATCCTGCAG CTGATCCAGtctcctgtgaccactcccctggGGCTGATCATGCTGAAAACCACGTCGGAGGAGCTGGCGTGTCCCCGCGAGGACCTGAGCGTGGCCCGCAAGGAGGAGCTGCGcaagctgctcctggagcaggtgcagacagtgctggggctgctcacag GTATTTTGGAGAGCATCTGGGATAAGCACAGTGCTACTGCTGCCACTCCACCACCGTCCCCGACCTCAGGAGAAAGTG GTGACCTCTTGAGTAGCCTCTTGCAGAGCCCCAGCGCGGCCAAACTGCTGAACCAGCCCATCCCCATCCTGGACACAGACAGCGAATACATCTGCTCCTTGGCACTGGAGTGCCTGGCACACCTCTTCAGCTGGATCCCTTTGTCCACGAGCATCACCCCGTCCCTGCTCACCACCATCTTCCACTTCGCGCGCTTCGGCTGCGACACGCGCGCCCGCAAAACGTCCTCGGTCAACGGCAGCAGCCACAACTCGCTGCTGGGCCAGGAGCGGGGCCGGCTGGGCGTGCTGGCCATGGCCTGCATCAACGAGCTCATGTCCAAGAACTGCGTGCCCATGGAGTTCGAGGAGTACCTGCTCCGCATGTTCCAGCAGACCTTCTACCTCCTGCAGAAGATCACCAAGGAGAACAACGCGCACACCGTGAAGAGCCGGCTCGAGGAGCTGGACGAGAG CTACATTGAGAAGTTCACAGATTTCCTCCGACTCTTTGTGAGCGTCCACCTGCGAAGGATCGAATCCTACTCCCAGTTCCCTGTGGTTGAATTCCTGGCCCTCTTGTTCAAATACACTTTTCATCAG CCTACACATGAAGGTTACTTTTCTTGCTTGGACATCTGGACGCTCTTCTTGGACTATCTGACCAGCAAAATCAAAAGTCGCCTGGCAGACAAGGAAGCAGTGCTCAAcag GTACGAAGATGCCTTGGTTCTGTTGCTGACAGAGGTGTTGAACCGGATCCAGTTCAGGTATaaccaggcacagctggaggagctggatgaCGAGACCCTGGATGATGAT cagcaaaCGGAGTGGCAGCGGTACTTGCGCCAGAGCTTGGAAGTGGTGGCCAAAgtcatggagctgctgccaacCCACGCCTTCTCCACACTC TTTCCCGTTCTGCAGGATAACCTGGAAGTGTACCTGGGGCTCCAGCAGTTCGTGGTCACTTCAGGAACAG GTCACAGGCTGAACATCACAGCAGAGAACGACTGCAGGAGGCTGCACTGCTCTCTGAGGGACCTGAGCTCGCTGCTGCAGGCCGTGGGCCGCCTGGCCGAGTACTTCACCGGGGACGTGTTCGCCGCCAGGTTCAACGACGCGCTCACCGTGGTGGAGAG GTTGGTGAAAGTGACGTTGTATGGATCCCAAATCAAACTGTACAACATCGAAACCGCCGTTCCCTCCGTGCTGAAACCTGACCTCATCGATGT gcacgCCCAgtccctggcagccctgcaggccTACGCTCATTGGCTGGCCCAGTTCTACAGCGAGGTGCACCGGCAGAACCCCGAGCAGTTCATCTCCCTGGTGTCCACGGCACTGGAGGCCATCACCCCCCTCATCAGCTGCAAG gtgcaggagaagctgctgctctctgcgTGCCACCTGCTGGTGTCCCTGGCCACCACGGTGCGCCCGGTGTTCCTGATCAGCATCCCAGCCGTGCAGAAGGTGTTCAACAGGATCACTGACACCTCTGCCCAGCGCCTCCCCGACAAG GCCCAGGTGCTGGTGTGCAGGGCTCTGTCCaacgtgctgctgctgccctggcccaaCCTGCCCGAGAGCGAGCAGCAGTGGGCTGTGCGCTCCACCAACCACGCCAGCCTCGTGTCCGCCCTCACCAGGGACTACCGCCAGCTCAAGGCCACGGCCAGCCTGCCCCAGAGGAAGGTGCAGCTGGAGGACA CCAAAGTGATCATCCACCAGACACTGAGCGTTCTGGAAGATATTGTAGAAAGTGTCTCTGGAGAATCCACCAAGTCCCGGCAGATCTGTTATCAGTCGCTGCAAGAATCCGTGCAGGTCTCACTAGCCCTCTTCCCAGCTTTCATTCATCAGTCAG ATGTGACAGATGAGATGCTGAGCTTCTTCCTCACCCTGTTCCAAAGCCTGAGGGTGCAGATGGGAGTGCCTTTCACTGAGCAGATCATACAGACCTTCCTGAACATGTTCACCAG ggagcagctggcagagagCATCCTCCACGAGGGCAGCACGGGCTGCCGGGTGGTGGAGAAGTTCCTGAAGATCTTGCAGGTGGTGGTGCAGGAGCCAGGCCAGGTGTTCAAACCCTTCCTGCCCAGTGTGATCTCCCTGTGCATGGAGCAGGTGTATCCCATCATTGCAGAG CGCTCATCCCCTGATgtgaaagcagagctgtttgaGCTGCTCTTCCGGGTGCTGCACCACAACTGGAGGTACTTCTTCAAATCCAGTGTGCTGGCCAGTGTCCAGAGGGGagtggcagaggagcagatggAGAACGAAGCCCAGTTCAGTGCCATCATGCAG GCGTTTGGCCAGTCTTTCCTGCAGCCTGACATTCACCTGTTCAAGCAGAACCTCTTCTACCTGGAGACACTGAACACGAAGCAGAAGCTGTACCACAAG aAGATCTTCAGGACCACGATGCTGTTCCAGTTTGTGAAcgtgctgctgcaggtgctggtgcACAAGTCCCACgacctgctgcaggaggagatcGGCATCGCCACCTACAACATGGCCTCGGTGGACTTCGATGGCTTCTACTCTGCCTTCCTGCCCGAGTTCCTGGCCAGCTGCGACGGCGTGGACTCCAACCAGAAGAACGTGCTGGGGAGGAATTTCAAAATGGACAGG GACCTGCCCTCGTTCACACAGAACGTGCACAGGCTGGTGAACGACCTGCGCTATTACAGACTGTGCAACGACAGCCTGCCCCCGGGGACCGTGAAGTTATAG